In Solanum pennellii chromosome 7, SPENNV200, the following are encoded in one genomic region:
- the LOC107025112 gene encoding uncharacterized protein LOC107025112, giving the protein MPNMLEAEKKKKEDAKRNKKSSGEDQGDSSKKMLQNKRKQKIIYGNKGSNSQLSMKERKNAVHEQQIIHSDFPVSLGEDNPLDNYSATLIDNNIGNTCLYPLLQAWEELESEKFKERSENNTRWDQEDSFEEELPGQQQEENIDGEPDLDKIACKDRIPDNSDHIINDNIINYGSKVLAKDESGGNYHITQGLLRSTKFRSIDNLYKCTSRLSPIEDEYNWNRQNEKDPNMNHLANEDSSIKTNEKNVGCKRKERNNNGENDVDTSSP; this is encoded by the exons ATGCCCAATATGCTCGAagcagaaaagaaaaagaaagaagatgcCAAGAGGAATAAGAAATCTTCTGGAGAGGACCAAGGAGACTCTTCCAAGAAAATGCTACAGAACAAGCGaaagcaaaaaattatttatg GGAACAAGGGAAGCAATTCTCAACTTTCAATGAAAGAGAGGAAAAATGCAGTGCATGAACAACAAATTATTCACAG TGATTTTCCGGTGAGCCTTGGTGAAGATAACCCATTGGATAATTATAGTGCTACCTTAATAGACAATAACATTGGCAATACGTGTTTGTATCCCCTCCTCCAAGCTTGGGAG GAGTTAGAAAGTGAGAAATTCAAAGAACGCAGCGAAAACAACACAAGATGGGATCAAGAGGATTCTTTTGAGGAGGAACTTCCTGgccaacaacaagaagaaaacattGATG GTGAGCCAGATCTCGACAAAATTGCATGTAAAGATCGTATCCCAGATAATTCAGATCATATTATAAACGACAATATTATCAACTATGGCTCGAAAGTGTTGGCAAAAGATGAAAGTGGTGGAAACTATCATATCACACAAGGATTACTGAGAAGTACCAAATTTCGTTCCATCGATAACCTTTATAAG TGTACTTCCAGGCTCTCACCAATTGAAGATGAATATAATTGGAATCGTCAAAATGAAAAAGACCCAAATATGAATCATTTAGCAAACGAAGATTCAAGTATCAAAACAAACGAAAAGAATGTTGGTTgtaagagaaaagagagaaacaacAATGGAGAAAATGATGTTGATACTTCTTCACCGTAG